The following are from one region of the Biomphalaria glabrata chromosome 4, xgBioGlab47.1, whole genome shotgun sequence genome:
- the LOC106054066 gene encoding cyclin-H-like isoform X2, translating to MFSISTQAKYWLFTGETELATCRAEANRSYISSRRAHLTDNEVASCFLTPMEEKLLSRQYEVVLRKFCSEFQPPMPKCVIGTSLAYFKRFYVHNSNMDYHPKDIMLTCVYLACKVEEFYVPIGQFVKNLRGDREKFADAILSFELTLMSKLNYHLTVHNPFRPMEGFIIDIKTRYKDIQNIEIVRRTAEEFMERSLQSDACLIFSPAQIALAALSFGATKEGLSLDRYIKEILFKTATEKEAEDTLYQLRRVKFIVKNTESVPREQAQAIQKKLDQCRNQENNPDSDVYKQRMLEKLDEEEDVRHRKRAKLVADDR from the exons ATGTTTTCTATAAGTACCCAAGCCAAATATTGGCTTTTCACTGGCGAAACAGAGCTGGCAACTTGCAGAGCAGAAGCCAACAGGTCATATATAAGTAGTAGGAGAGCTCATCTCACA GACAATGAAGTGGCCTCTTGCTTTTTAACACCAATGGAAGAGAAACTTTTAAGTCGTCAGTATGAAGTTGTTCTTCGAAAATTTTGTTCTGAATTTCAACCACCAATGCCTAAATGTGTTATA GGTACATCACTGgcatattttaaaagattttatgtCCATAATTCTAACATGGATTACCACCCTAAAGATATCAT GTTAACCTGTGTTTATTTGGCTTGTAAAGTTGAAGAATTTTATGTTCCCATCGGCCAGTTTGTTAAAAACCTCCGAGGAGATAGGGAAAAGTTTGCAGATGCTATACTGAGCTTTGAGTTAACCCTCATGTCTAAACTGAATTATCACCTAACTGTACACAATCCATTTAGACCAATGGAAGGTTTTATTATTGATATAAAG actCGCTACAAAGATatacaaaatattgaaattgtCAGAAGAACTGCTGAAGAGTTTATGGAAAGAAGTTTGCAGTCTGATGCCTGTTTAATTTTCTCTCCAGCACAG ATAGCATTAGCTGCTTTAAGTTTTGGTGCTACAAAAGAAGGACTTTCATTAGATAG ATATATTAaggaaatactttttaaaactgcAACAGAAAAAGAAGCTGAAGACACATTATATCAACTTCGGC GAGTCAAGTTTATAGTTAAGAACACAGAATCTGTACCAAGAGAACAAGCCCAAGCTATTCAAAAGAAATTAGATCAGTGTCGAAATCAAGAAAACAATCCAGATAGTGATGT